The DNA segment CTTCCAGGGCTGTTTGGATTTCTACTTTCTcattctctgctgttttcttgcTCTTCTCCAATTCATGAATGGTCTTTCCCGTTTCACTAATATGTTCAGTCAAATCACTTATTTCCTCTGTTGAGGgatcaaaatccaaaatgttacAGTACaatagaaaaagataaaatacacGACTCTTTATCAATTATCAACTAAGCATAGAGCTATAACTGTGGCTTTTTAGTCTTGTCATGCTTTTTGTCTTACGTTGCAGGTTCTTGTTCTCCCTCTTCAGAGTCTCCAGATGGTCCAGAGCTTCTTCATAggagtttttcattttgaacatCTCTGTGTTCAAAGAACGAGCCTCCTTTTGAGCTCCTTCCAGCTCAGCCTGGCTCTCCTCATACTTCTGCTTCCACTCTGCAAgaacctgaaaacacaaatcGGTCAAATATTTGTTGCCTATTGTTGACTTTGTGTCCCTCAGTAAGAACAGGACTgaaattacagaaacaaaaccttGTCAAAGTTCCTCTGCTTCTTGTCAAGATTTGCAGCCAGAGCATTAGCTCTCTCCACGTCGATCATCAGGTCCTCCACCTCACCCTGCAGCCTCTGCTTGGTCTTTTCCAGAGAGGCGCATTTTGCATTCACAGCCTCAATGGACTCTTCTGCATCCTGAAGACGCTGGGCGAGCTTCTTCCTGCAGGGagtatatttgatttaaaaaacttcaAATCCTTTGCAATTTCAAATCATCATCATAAGAGTAAAAGTTAGACTTACTTggcttcttccagctcctctgtgcGCTGAATGGCATCAGTCTCATACTTGGTTCTCCACTGAGCCACCTCGCTGTTAGCCTTGGACATAGCGCGCTGCAGCTCAGCTTTggcctcctgctcctcttcataCTGCTCTCTGAGCAGATCACAGTCATGACGAGACGACTGAACCGCATGAGCCAGAGCATTCTTGGCCTAAATaggtcaaaacagaaaatggaataTTCGTTTTTCGTGAcacatgaattttttttaaataaaaaaaacaaaggaagctTTATTACCTTAACTTCTTCCTCAAGGTGTCTTTTGAGCTCCTCAATCTGATGCATAAAGGCCTGTTTTCCTCTAGTAAGCTGGGAAACAAGAGACTCTTTTTCCTCCAGCTGACGACTGATTTCACCTGGATGAAACAAGCAGAATAAAAGTGGGTAGAGGCAATGGCTGACTGGATATATGTACAATGTTCCTTGTGTTTCTAAGAATTTGATTTTAAGTATTCCTCACTCACCATTCTCAGACACCAGTCTAGCTTTATGAGAATTAATGTCATTAAGTTGACGAATATGCTCGTCATTCTTGGTCTTCAGCTCACTCAACTGATCCTCAAGAGAGCGGCACATCTTCTCCATGTTAGTCTAGAAAACATCCATAACAATCAAGGTTACATGTTCTTCAACTTTTagttctgaaaaagaaatattcatCAATTTCACCTTTGCTTTTGCAGTGGCCTCCATGTTGCTTGAGAGGTCGTCGATCTCCATCTTGTAttcacttttctctttctccagcTTCTGTTTGACTCTCTGGAGGTTATCGATCTGCTCTCCCAGCTCCGCCACGCTGTCGGCCTGCTTCTTACGGAGAGATGCGGCCGTGGCCTCATGCTGCAGGGTGGCCTCTTCAAGGTCACGGCGCAGCTTCTGAAACTCAGCCTCGCGCTTCTTGTTCATCTCGATCTGAACAGATGTGGCTCCTCCAGCTTCCTCAAGCCTCTCGCTGATCTCCTCAAGTTCCCTGGAGAGATCGGCCCTCTGCTTCTCCACTTTGGCCCGAGCAGCTCGCTCAGCTTCAATCTCCTCTTCCAGCTCTTCAATACGAGCCTGTAATGCAAAAATGGAGATGGAACATTGAGTCATCAAAACTAATGGCAAGAAAATCTTCCTGGAACAGTTTTAATGGCTAAATATCTGATGTAGTACAAATTAGACAGCATAGAAATCGCATTTTCTAAAGTATCTTGTTTgaatagaaacagttttagcAGTCTCTAGTTTtgagagaaaacacacaatatgCTTCATGTTGTAAGCAATAATAACAAATCACCACATTCAAAGTCCTCAAACTATTTACATCTTACCTGTAGTTccttgattttcttttgaagCTGAGAACCGATGATCTGTTCATCCTCTATCTTGCTGAGAAGCTGACTTATTTCAAAGTCCCtcctttacaaaaaatattaaatttactGCAGGAAATTCAGTTATCTTCCACAGAAGTTCAACTgctaaaatgcaaatttatatttgacttgtcttttttttacccACTTCTTTATCTTCTCTTCAGACTGCTGCTTATCATTCTCCAGATCCATTATGGTTTCTTGAGCCAGTTTCAGATCTCCTTCCAGCTTCCTTTTTGCTCGCTCAAGATCCATACGGAGTTTCTTTTCCTGCTCAAGGGAACCTTCAAGCTAGTGCAAAGATTGAATAATAAGTCAGTGAttacatgtatttaaaaaacagaactattggtgacagaaacaaaacactgatgCTTACATCGTCCACTTGCTGCTCCAGTTTTGTCTTGGCTTTGGTCAGAGTGTTGACTTTGTCTTCCTCTGCCTGCAGATCATCCAGGATCTGCTGATGGGCCTCTTGGAGggcttttttctcctttgtcaGCTTAGTAATGGTCTCATCTTGAGAAGCCATTTCCTCAACCAGGTTTTTAATCTGCATTGACAAATAAATGGCTTTAGTAATTTGGTCAAATTGCATTTAGCAGTAATGTGATTCATAAACTCAAACCTTGTTTTCAGTGGCATGTTTCTCCTTTTCCACTTTGGCCAAAGTCAGCTCCAAGTCATCGATGTCCTTCTTCAACTCAGAGCATTCGTCCTCGagttttctcttctttgctGTCAGCTCAGCATTGatctcttcctcatcctccagTCTCTCGTTGATCTCTTTGACTTTGGCTTCAAGCTGGATTTTTGCTTTGATGAGCCCCTCACACCTTTCCTCTGCATCAGCCAGGGTTTCGCCCTCCTAGATTCAAATGAACCGCAGGTATTGTCAGTGTTAGTGACCTAGCATTGTCAAATAGTAAATTGCTCTGGTCTTATACTTACCGACTGaatctgcagctgcaggtcaTTCTTCTCCTGAAGGAGAGAAACCATCTTCTCCTCCAATTCTTTCTTCTTAGCCAAAGCCTTTGCCAGCTCCTCTTTGGTCTTGGCAAAGTCTTCTTTCATTTGGGCCATCTCCTTCTCCGTCTCTGCACTCTTCAGCAGAGGTTTGATCTTGAAGTACAGCTTCATCCATGGCCAAGTCTTGACGTTCATGAATGCGCGGATGTTGTACTGGATGGAGTAAATGGCTTCCCTTGGAGATTAAAGCAGATAAATATTCTTATGCTCAGTcttgtaaaatgtaaacaaagcttTTCACTGCTCTATCGAAACAACAGATGACTGAAATGCTTTTCGAATGACCAAAAACCTAATcctaatctaaaaaaaacccccaacataaataaaaagtcaagtTCAATAAAGATTAAAGAAAAGTGCTATGAATACATCTAAACATGGCAATACCTTTtctaacagaaaatattgaacTAAAACGtccttttaagaaaaatacaagcTGTGTGCAGTGtaatgttttgttacttttagcATTACTGTATTTTTATCCAGCTTAGGCAAATCTACCTTCTTTCCATCATCTTTACAAATTCCCGCCTCATCACATAACCTCTGCAGAGAGCCTGAGTCATTGTGACCAGTTCAGCCAGTTTCTCATCCCTCATCTCCTCCAGTGTACCCAGCAGTCCAGCCTTAAAGAACACCTGAGGGGTAAAACAGAATCAgattaacattttattccactttCAATTTAGATTTATCTTAAATCTGTTGATTTACCTTTGTGTGGCCAAACCTATACTGAGTGTGGTCAATACTGATGGATCCCAGGAGTTTCTCAGAGGCCTTCTTGTTGTCAATGAATTGGCCTTCAGGAATAACACTAGCGTTCAGCACTTTGTACCTGCAAAAGGTCACATTAATCCgattaacattaacattaacaacACAGCTGAGGAAATTATAGTAAGTTAATAAGTACAGACACTGCACCTCTGCTTGAAGTCACCATAGAGGATCCTGCTGGGGAAACCTTTCCTGCAGATCCTGATGCCCTCCAGCACACCGTTACACCTCAGCTGGTGGATGACCAAGAAGTTTTCCATCAGACCTGAAATAACAACAACACATGAATGGTAATTACTGTGTAACTTAACCATGGGGTCATGAGAATCACCTGGTCCAAATAGAATCAGAACCACAATTATTGGAAACAGAGTGCATCACAAAATTTCTTAACTCATCTGTATTTGGTCCAGTCACAGGTTGTCAATGTTACAAAATCATTGTTTGAAACGTTCAAACCTTTAGTGACAATTCATGTCACATGTTTATAAGtttataaacaattaaattaaatagaaatttttccatttctatGATTAACTAACCCCATAAATTATCAAAACGGGTGGacaaaatgtcttatttttggTACAAAACAAGTGTGCTCAAAATTGGGGTATACATTTTGCCGATGTATACTTGTCTAATTTGTGTCTATAAGTCTTGAATAGTTATTGTCTTGGAAACTGACCTGGGGTTTTGGATTCATTAGGAATGAGACAACGCACAAAATGTGGATGGGTGCTCTTCAAGTTGGTCATCAACTTCCCGAGGTTTTCCTATAAAAGGacaaacataatatttttatttcttgcaaacTGGGAACTTTCACCTTCACAACACTGGTAGCTATTTTATACTGACATAATTATAGCCCATAGCACAAAAAGAAATTCTTCACACAATAACAAGGACTCGGACCAGTTAGTAAAGAATGGTACATGAATAGAGAGAGGCAAAACAACCTACAGgaaacatattttgattttgcaaaAGATTTTATGCTACACCTTTTACAGACAAACCTTACCCAGGAGGTTTTTTGGAATTTGACACTTTGCAAATGTCTATGACTACATACAGTTCAgtccaaaataacaaaacaaaaagaaagttatgaaaaaagaaattaaaaaagataaaagacacTTATAGAACTACAGGGAATATCCAGTTTTACATGCTGTTGCTTGTTTTACATCTAAGAGGATTCATACTTTGTAAACTGATGACCTTAAATCTACATTATGAATGATGCACTTTAGAGTAGCTAAGGCAAGGCTTATAGAAGGACTAAGAATGAACAACTTATGTGTTCATTAAATATACTGCATTATGTTATAATCCAAAAATTCAAATATACCCTGAAGAGAGCTGAAACAGTTTGGAAGGAACCTCCCTTCTTCTTGCCTCCACCTTTCTTCCCCCCTTTGgcatctgcaaataaaatacacaggTATAAGTAAAGAGACAGACTATTTGTGTATAAAACGATGCAGATTAAACCAGATTTGTGAGTTCTAAACATGAGACAAAACATTCAACACTGTAAACATATAAATGGTACCATCTCCTGCATGGGACGCATAGAGGTGAGTCAGCAGCTTTGATGATGACTTCTGGTAAAGCTGTACCACAGAGTCATTCAGGGGGTCCTTGTTCTTGTCCAGCCAGCCAAGAACATTGTAGTCCACAGTGCCAGCATAGTGCACCAGAGAGAAATGAGCCTCAGGTTTGCCTTTGACGGGTTTTGGTTTCTGGAAGGGAGCACTTTTTCCCACATGTTGGTCATACAGTTTGGTCTTGAAGGTCATGTCTGTTGCCTTGGGAACAATACACTCTTCTTCAAGGATGGAGAAGATGCCTAGAGGCTGCCAGGATGGAaacatgcaattaaaatcaagaCATCTTGAGACATCAAAATGATTTCCTGTGTTGGTCAGTATGTGTCTGAGCTTGTTGCTGACCTTCTCAATGAGCTCAATGCACGCAGCCAAGTCCATGCCAAAGTCAATGAACTCCCATTCAATTCCCTCCTTCTTGTACTCTTCTTGCTCCAGGACGAACATGTGGTGGTTGAAGAACTGTTGCAGTTTTTCATTGGTGAAGTTGATGCACAGCTGTTCCAAGCTGTTGAACTGTTGGAAGACAGACTCTGTTACATATTGACTGTGCAGATTCACTGATTTATAGGTTAATCCCAATATTACTGACATCAAAGATTTCAAAACCAGCGATGTCTAAAACACCGATAAAGTAGCTTCTTGGCTGCTTGGTGTCCAACATCTCGTTGATTCTGACGACCATCCATAAGAACATCTTCTCATAGACAGACTTGCAGAGAGCACTCACTGCATTGTTGACCTGAAGATAGAAATATATGCTATAATTGAACAAAATTCTGTCAATCAATCTAACCTCAGAAACTCAAATTGTCTGTTACCTGTGGCacagtttgacctttgaccaCCATTTCATTCCCGACCTTCACTCGGGGGTAACACAAAGCTTTGAGCATGTCAGCAGAGTTCAGGCCCATGAGGTAGGCGATTTTATCGGCcactgataaaaacataaatacaagaGCATTTACAACATGGCAAATTACAAACAACTGGATTCTTAATGCAGATGAAATGCAACATATTCTGGTTTGCTTCATAGCTCTTTTAACATTTCCTCTAGAAAACAGTGGcaccaaattatttttattatatttatatttttttatgactcaGGCTTCTTACCCTCAGTGCCATCAGGTTCAGCCTGCTCTTCCCGCTGCTTCTGCTTGAACTTCATGTTTCCATGATGCATCACAGCTCCTGTTAGCTTGtaaatgttagatttttcaTCTGCAGTGAAACCCAGGATGTCGATGGCAGTCTGAAGAGTTGGCATACAGAACCAtagatttatcattcatttgtCGTACTTTAGATTTAAACAAACTTGTTTGCTGAGGGTGGTGTCAGCTGCTCCAGAAATTCTGCTTCTCATCACATTTTACTCACATCAGTGGCGATGAATTCTTCAACGTCGTTGATACTCTTGACAGTGATTTCTCCCTGACTTATCATGGGAAAGTCATAAGGGTTGGTGGTGATGAGGAGACCCTCTGAAAAAAACCCTTCTATTTCAGTATCCAGACTCTAGTGAATTATTACTTTGTGTACTGTGAGGCTACATTTCTTACCGATTAGCTCAGGTTTGTGGCCTGTTGCTAGCTGGTAGAAGATGTGATAACTTCTCTCAGCAGACAGCTGGAATGTCACGCGAGACTTCTCCAGCAGATctaagaacaaagacaaaaatggtTTTACAGTTTGTCCTTTTATAAAATCTTAAGGCAGATTTTGAAATCTAAAACACATACATGTTTCAATATCAGCTGAAGCCAGTTTTCCAGTTGTTCCGAAATGGATTCTGATGAATTTACCCTAAATAAGCACAGAGTCATTAGTGTtggttccatttttttttttctttaaaccagaTTGATATGTGTTGTGGATCATACTGCACACTTACTGCAAActtccacaaataaaatattagcaatCAACATATAGGCAATGAAATGCAGTGCTTTTTAAAAGAGCAAGCAGATATAACACTTTTGCACTAGTTTAAAAGTAAACCTTCTTAAGCTGTGAAAGCTTTGGAAACTTACAAAGCGAGATGAGTTGTCATTTCTCACTGTCTTAGCATTACCATAGGCCTCCAGCAGGGGGTTGGCTGCAATGATTTGATCTTCCAGCGAACcctttaaataaagttacaaaacacATATGTATTTGTATTCTGCCGTTCATGTCTTCAGTGGTATGAGAGATATATACAAGACTTTTCCAGCTCACCTGCATTTTTCCAGGAATTGGTTCCAATTTCTTTCCACCAGCTACTGCGATTGTCGCAAAGTACTGGATGACACGTTTGGTGTTCACAGTCTTTCCTGCACCAGATTCTCCACTGGTTTGAAGATATAAAGTTTAATTAGAGGAATACTAAAGCAATTAATGTCAGTAATCTCTTATATCTGACAATATGTGGGACTTACGTAATCAGGATTGACTGATTTTCACGGtctgttggaagaaaaaaaaaagcaatttaaagcCATACAACTCCATATTAAATTGCAGCATCTTATATCCTGCTGCCTCACTGAAGTAAAGTTCTTAAAAGGTGAATTTGTCCATACAAATTTAACTGTGTCCACAATTCTGTCCGAGCTAAAAGTGTAACAGATACCTTGGAGCATGAACTGATAGGCGTTATCAGAGATGGAGAAGATGTGGGGAGGAGCCTCAATTCTCTTCTTCCCTCTGTATCCTGCAACAACCACTGCATCGTACACTGGTAGCCACTTGTAGGGGTTCACAGTGACGCAGAACAACCCAGAGTAGGTCtgtgaaagaaacaaatttaaatagatACCCAAGTTAACATCTCTAAGTTGGTCCATAAACTTCTCCTTGTTAGCCAATTGAAGTGATTAAGTGGCTGCATGAAATCTGTTGAAATAACATGAGTGAAGCAATAAATGTCTTTTGCCCCAATAAGAATTAAGTTATGAACTGCTATGGGTATAACAAAAAGTGCTACAAGTCTTTAGcttaattcataaaatgttcttACGTAGATCATCCATGCTGCATATCGCTCTTTGAGGTTATACAGCACAGAGGGCTCACTGAGGTGGGTCATCATGGCCATGTCTTCAATCTTGTCAAACTTTGGAGGGTTCATGGGGAAGATTTCATCTTCCTTTACAGTGATGGTCTGCACAAAACAGCATTGCATGTGAGTAAAGTTCTAGTTTCTAATAAACATCGAACAGATAGACCTATCATTTTTCACTAAGTGTATCCACCTACCTTTCCACCCTGAACTTCTACCGTGGCTTTGCCACCCTCCTTCTTCACTAGTTTACCCTTCAAATACATCTCAGCTGGTTCTGATACAAAGTAAGCTGTTTTGGCATCAAAGGGAGTGTTCTGAGCCTCGATTCTCTCCCTTTCTGGTTTCCGGAGGTATATGGCCGCCGGGCCAAAACACTCCATCTCCGGTTCCGAACTCATGGCTCCACTGCAAAAGtaagtaaaaccaaaacataatttcttttaaaattacttggttttagttttttctggtGTTCTGGCATCGGATGTATGGAATttaccttgtttgtttttcagtgatgCACTTGGTGTGTGGATACTAAGAAAGATTTGaaagcataaaagaaaaaaaaactcaagctCATCAAACTACCAAGAATGttcacatataaaataaattttaagcaCAAATAACTTCAAAAGTATGATTGAAGACTCACCTTTTCTGGAAGCCGGTCAGTCCTGAACTTCAGAGTGAACTGGGAGCTTTTGTTTTATACTGAAATCTCTGGCAGTCAAGGAGGAACAGCTCTCCTTTTAGGGTCACTTATCCTTCTCCAGATACATGATCTCAGATGTCCTCTACATCTCTCCATCACCAGTGGTGTTACTCTATCCGATGTAATGCCAAAACAATTATTAACTGAAACCCCAGGTCAGAAAccacaaagtgttttacaaaatataagatataaaaacgcagaagataaaacaaaaggagaaataaagCAGTACACATGtgatattaaataaaagaaaagaaattgaaagCCAGTCTGAACAAATGTGTCTTCAGCTGCTAGCTTCAAGAGTATCAAGACACAGTCTGGGGGTACAGCCATAAAGGCTTTATCCCCTCTGGTCTTAGAATGAGTTCATGGCACCATTAACAGCCTTTGGCTGGAAAATCTCAGGCAGAGAGGAACGGATTAGGGCTCTCCATACTTAACCTAGCAGCAACTGAGACTGGGAGGGAAGACTGTGCATCTCTTCAGACCTTTACTTAGTGTTCTAAGAagaaattatttggaaaaactcTGCGTTGCTgagataaataaagatttttaaaataaaggaatatAACATTAATGCCATTACTGTTAACATACACAGATACTATATTTTCCATCTTCACATGAATAATTCTTTCTGCAACCGAATCTTTGGCAGTGACTCTGTTCAGAGCAGCTCTTAAGCCCAGGGCTGAGGAGTTTACTTAAAGCTATTTTAAGAACTCATTATGGTGCATTATACTTGGAGCAGATCTGCCATGTTATAAAGCAGTTCTCCAGAGGTATGATTAtgttgcaacaaaaaataacatttgatatGTTTGGCCTTCTTTTACAGACTTATTAGGACCTAAAGCAAATATAGCTTCTCACAGACAAATGCCCAAGCTCTTACTACCGCAATGGCTGACAAATGCTTAGAACGCCACTGTTAATTACATGTGAGATAGTTTTCAGCATCTTGTTACATCAGTCCCACTCTGGGAAGGTCCatattctttaaaacatttattatgattTAGTCATCAGCTCATTTGGTTCAGTTGAACCGGGTTCTGAATCCTGGTAAGTACACTCCATCGCAAGATGgttgctgtgtttgtttctccGTAGCTTAAGATCCTAAATGGTGAATGCAGTTACATTGTACTATATTGTGACAAGAATGATTGGTCTTTTTTATAGTTTGAAATTTGgaataagacagaaaaacaacattcatgAAGACAATTGCGTATTTGTTGAACTAGTACAATAATTTGAGTCATATTAACCAATCCATATAACTGCTGcagtttcaaatgtaaatatccAGTATTTTGTTCTGTAAACTGCTTAAATGTGCAGTTGTGAAATCAAAAAGAATTGGGAAGGACATGTACACTACTTATATGAAGAAATTCAACAAGAAAAACCCTAAAGGTCACCCAGTTTAATTCCAATCATATCAATTCAAAGTCATGTTTTGATCATGTTATTTATTCGTTTAGACgtgtcacattttaaaaccaaatactTAATTAGCAAGctatatatttagtttatgccaaatatttagttagcaaacgAAACAAATATGGGTTTGAAAAATtattctccatttttttctcttatgacaAGCTAGATAACAATAATACAATTATTGCTATCAATACttgactgtgtaactttacaaactgcACCCTATAGTTTGCACATGCAGGCATGTTGGTAGTTATTGCATTGAATAATTCCTGATGCAGGTTGGTTGTTTTGCAGCATGAAGCTCCTGTGTTTTTATATggagttttcatgttctcccATCGGGTCCAGTTGTCTCTGGGCCTTTCCGACTTCCTCcaacaatatgaaaatatgcATATTAGGTTACGAGTGTTTGCTTTCGTGGTtagtttgtcctgtatgtctgtgtgttgtGAAGGACTTCCCACCTATCCAAAGAGTGTGTCCCTATTTTAGCAACGACTGCTAAAAATAGACAGCAGCCCCCTACAGCAACCCAGTAGGGACAAGTGAGtacagacaatggatggatggattcctGATGCCATAGCATGTCAAATAACTAGGgcgatatatttatatgttcatgttttgttgacttctctaataaagtttgattgtttCTTGCCATTAAAGTCAGGGATGTAAAGATAAAGTCCTGCAAGTCTCCCTAAACTAGTGGTCAAAACTCTGCACCTGTATGTAAGTGGGAACTTTTGCTCTCAACTGTtgaagattcttgtttttgagaagcaatctttttttttttgcattaattgtTAAGCCTCATATGTGCAAGTCATTATGTGTGCAATCCTGATCAACACGGGTTTGTTTATGTTGCTTATTTCTTTGTGAGGTAGAAAACCCTGCACATGTATTAGCTTCCCCACCAGAAAGGTgagcaaaaactaaaataaaatactgttattgCTATAATACAATGTAGGATTTCAGAACTTGGGACATATCTTATCGTTAGGGTGGaaccccctccaccccctcTACCCCCCCAATAAAACGGTGTAGTCCCGCCATACCTGGAGAGACTGTGGCTTCCCCCTTGGAGTCACACAACATAGCTGTTAGGTTAAGTGTTTTCTCTAAATAGATCTTATGAATGATTGCAAGTATGTGTGCATGCTTATTTGTCATGTGAATCTGTGTGTTGCATTTTGATAGGCTGGTGACAACCTTGCATATTAGGCTGGCACAAATGTGGAGGAATGTTTTCCTacagaataaatacattatattGACAAAATATCCAGTTATCTGCAGTCACATGCTAGAGTGACATTCAAATCTCAATCCA comes from the Gambusia affinis linkage group LG07, SWU_Gaff_1.0, whole genome shotgun sequence genome and includes:
- the LOC122834519 gene encoding myosin heavy chain, fast skeletal muscle-like — encoded protein: MSSEPEMECFGPAAIYLRKPERERIEAQNTPFDAKTAYFVSEPAEMYLKGKLVKKEGGKATVEVQGGKTITVKEDEIFPMNPPKFDKIEDMAMMTHLSEPSVLYNLKERYAAWMIYTYSGLFCVTVNPYKWLPVYDAVVVAGYRGKKRIEAPPHIFSISDNAYQFMLQDRENQSILITGESGAGKTVNTKRVIQYFATIAVAGGKKLEPIPGKMQGSLEDQIIAANPLLEAYGNAKTVRNDNSSRFGKFIRIHFGTTGKLASADIETYLLEKSRVTFQLSAERSYHIFYQLATGHKPELIEGLLITTNPYDFPMISQGEITVKSINDVEEFIATDTAIDILGFTADEKSNIYKLTGAVMHHGNMKFKQKQREEQAEPDGTEVADKIAYLMGLNSADMLKALCYPRVKVGNEMVVKGQTVPQVNNAVSALCKSVYEKMFLWMVVRINEMLDTKQPRSYFIGVLDIAGFEIFDFNSLEQLCINFTNEKLQQFFNHHMFVLEQEEYKKEGIEWEFIDFGMDLAACIELIEKPLGIFSILEEECIVPKATDMTFKTKLYDQHVGKSAPFQKPKPVKGKPEAHFSLVHYAGTVDYNVLGWLDKNKDPLNDSVVQLYQKSSSKLLTHLYASHAGDDAKGGKKGGGKKKGGSFQTVSALFRENLGKLMTNLKSTHPHFVRCLIPNESKTPGLMENFLVIHQLRCNGVLEGIRICRKGFPSRILYGDFKQRYKVLNASVIPEGQFIDNKKASEKLLGSISIDHTQYRFGHTKVFFKAGLLGTLEEMRDEKLAELVTMTQALCRGYVMRREFVKMMERREAIYSIQYNIRAFMNVKTWPWMKLYFKIKPLLKSAETEKEMAQMKEDFAKTKEELAKALAKKKELEEKMVSLLQEKNDLQLQIQSEGETLADAEERCEGLIKAKIQLEAKVKEINERLEDEEEINAELTAKKRKLEDECSELKKDIDDLELTLAKVEKEKHATENKIKNLVEEMASQDETITKLTKEKKALQEAHQQILDDLQAEEDKVNTLTKAKTKLEQQVDDLEGSLEQEKKLRMDLERAKRKLEGDLKLAQETIMDLENDKQQSEEKIKKRDFEISQLLSKIEDEQIIGSQLQKKIKELQARIEELEEEIEAERAARAKVEKQRADLSRELEEISERLEEAGGATSVQIEMNKKREAEFQKLRRDLEEATLQHEATAASLRKKQADSVAELGEQIDNLQRVKQKLEKEKSEYKMEIDDLSSNMEATAKAKTNMEKMCRSLEDQLSELKTKNDEHIRQLNDINSHKARLVSENGEISRQLEEKESLVSQLTRGKQAFMHQIEELKRHLEEEVKAKNALAHAVQSSRHDCDLLREQYEEEQEAKAELQRAMSKANSEVAQWRTKYETDAIQRTEELEEAKKKLAQRLQDAEESIEAVNAKCASLEKTKQRLQGEVEDLMIDVERANALAANLDKKQRNFDKVLAEWKQKYEESQAELEGAQKEARSLNTEMFKMKNSYEEALDHLETLKRENKNLQQEISDLTEHISETGKTIHELEKSKKTAENEKVEIQTALEEAEATLEHEESKILRVQLELTQVKSEIDRKLAEKDEEIEQIKRNSQRVMESLQSTLDAEIRSRNDALRIKKKMEGDLNEMEIQLSHANRQAAEAQKQLRNVQGQLKDAQLHLDEAVRAQEDMREQVAMVERRNTLMVAEIEELRAALEQTERSRKVAEQELVDASERVTLLHSQNTSLINTKKKLEADFVQVQGEVEDAIQEARNAEEKAKKAITDAAMMAEELKKEQDTSAHLERMKKNLEVTVKDLQHRLEEAENLALKGGKKQLQKLEARVRELEGEVEAEQRRGAEAIKGVRKYERRLKELTYQTEEDKKNIARLQDLVDKLQLKVKSYKRQSEDAEEQANAHLSRYRKVQHELEEAQERADIAESQVNKLRAKSREMGRGKEAEE